The proteins below are encoded in one region of Apostichopus japonicus isolate 1M-3 chromosome 22, ASM3797524v1, whole genome shotgun sequence:
- the LOC139964380 gene encoding uncharacterized protein, translating to MACLCEPLATSAMSKITLIFVLLSYSIIFSFLENHLNPDSCTIQYCADTKNQSDPLPDQMDAETVPSGSADTKNQSDPLPDQMDAETVPSGSADTKNQSDPLPDQMDAETVFSGSADTKNQSDPLPDQMDAETVLSAFSFVSSGLKHRSQQNHIQKLADLHGCRYTAMIESTTTHVILIAEKGKCPRTMKYITGIAAGLWIVSYSWVQSSLKAGRLLAEADFEIIGDSLGVHYGPMRARTRREGKPLLSKYSISLLGESSSGPEGDLHESCSFLITNSVFGETNLLLLFVSLGNHFVSTL from the exons ATGGCCTGTTTATGTGAACCATTGGCCACTTCAGCTATGTCGAAAATCACTCTGATCTTTGTGTTGTTATcatattcaattattttttcttttttagaaaATCATCTCAATCCTGATAGTTGCACCATACAATATTgtgcagacaccaaaaatcaaagtgatcctttgccagaccaaatggatgcagagactgtccctagtggatctgcagacaccaaaaatcaaagtgatcctttgccagaccagatggatgcagagactgtccctagtggatctgcagacaccaaaaatcaaagtgatcctttgccagaccagatggatgcagagactgtctttagtggatctgcagacaccaaaaatcaaagtgatcctttgccagaccaaatggatgcagagactgtccTAAGTGCATTCTCATTTGTGTCAAGTGGCTTAAAGCATCGGTCCCAGCAG AATCATATACAGAAGCTGGCAGACCTCCATGGTTGTAGATATACTGCAATGATAGAGAGTACCACAACCCATGTTATTCTCATTGCTG AAAAGGGGAAATGTCCCAGAACTATGAAGTATATTACAGGCATTGCTGCTGGATTGTGGATAGTGAGCTACTCAT GGGTACAATCTTCCCTCAAAGCTGGCAGGCTTCTTGCAGAAGCAGACTTCGAAATCATTGGTGACTCTTTGGGTGTCCATTATGGCCCTATGAGGGCAAGGACCAGAAGAGAAGGAAAGCCTCTCTTATCCAAATACTCCATCTCCCTGCTTGGGGAATCAAGTAGCGGTCCTGAAGGTGATTTACATGAGAGTTGTTCATTTCTCATTACAAATTCTGTTTTTGGGGAAAccaatttacttttactttttgtaTCATTGGGAAATCATTTTGTTAGTACATTGTAG